The following coding sequences are from one Apodemus sylvaticus chromosome X, mApoSyl1.1, whole genome shotgun sequence window:
- the LOC127674577 gene encoding E3 ubiquitin-protein ligase RING2-like, protein MEKPEENNAKSLVQTNLRPEESQAPTEDSMSQTVQTNEKQPERATSEQNSQDSQGTSQKITTNDSEIVALHNYDYNNFKCPICLDILRNTRITKSCFHRFCKDCIITALRLGNKECPVCRRKLISKRSLDPDPQLDEFISKMFPGYNEKDSSRQKPLGKRKYKTQHTSNLINQRRQEITATNSVQRGEDQQVNTSSRLESNNDYSPSCSNVSTHSSDKAGPSNKRAKTTESEHDSKHTMVTSDSVTDGASELESNLHPSLRGEDDPEHAELPTTSGIPLVIKVPSLWLWA, encoded by the coding sequence ATGGAGAAACCAGAAGAAAACAATGCAAAATCCCTAGTCCAGACCAATCTGAGACCAGAGGAGTCTCAGGCTCCAACAGAAGACAGCATGTCACAGACAGTTCAGACAAATGAAAAACAACCAGAAAGAGCAACATCAGAACAAAATTCACAGGACTCACAAGGAACATCTCAGAAAATAACAACTAATGACTCGGAAATTGTGGCTTTACATAACTATGACTATAACAACTTCAAGTGCCCAATTTGTTTAGACATACTGAGGAACACCAGGATTACAAAGTCCTGTTTCCACCGATTTTGTAAGGATTGTATCATCACAGCACTGAGGTTAGGAAACAAGGAATGCCCTGTCTGTAGGAGAAAACTAATTTCAAAAAGGTCACTAGATCCAGACCCTCAATTAGATGAATTCATCAGCAAAATGTTTCCAGGGTATAATGAAAAGGATTCCTCTCGACAGAAACCATTAgggaaaaggaaatataaaacccAACACACCTCTAATCTCATCAACCAAAGAAGACAGGAGATAACAGCCACAAATAGTGTCCAACGTGGAGAAGATCAACAGGTTAATACTTCTAGTCGATTGGAAAGTAATAATGACTATTCACCCAGCTGTAGTAATGTATCCACACACAGCAGTGACAAAGCAGGTCCTAGTAACAAACGTGCCAAAACAACTGAGTCTGAACATGATAGTAAGCACACAATGGTGACCAGTGATTCTGTGACTGATGGAGCTAGTGAACTTGAAAGTAATCTTCATCcatctctcagaggagaagatgaCCCTGAACATGCAGAATTACCAACAACCTCAGGTATTCCACTAGTAATCAAAGTTCCCTCTCTCTGGCTTTGGGCTTAG